The Haloarcula laminariae genomic sequence TCGACGGTGTACTTCGCGTCGGCGCTGGGTGCCACCGCGCTTGGGGTGTTCTTCCTGTTCGAGGCCACGCTGAGCACGCTGGGGACGTTCGCCGACTTCGGGCTGAACGGGGCCATCGAGAAACGCATCAGCGAAGGGGCCGACCCGGGCGCGGTGCTTTCGGCGGGCCTCGTCCTGAAGGGGGTTCTCCTGGTGGCACTGGCGGCCGTCGTCGTCCCACTGCGTGGCCCCATCGACGCCTACGTCGGTACCGCCGTCGTCGTCCCACTGCTGGTCGCGATGGCGCTCTCACAGCTGGCGTTGCTGTCGATGCACGTGCTCCGGGCCGAGTTGCGGGCCGACGAGACGGCGGTCATCCAGTTTCTCCGACTCGCCACGTACGTCGTCGTCGCGGTCGCGCTCGTACTGTTCGGCGCCGGGCCGCGTGCGCTCATCTACGGGCTCGTCGCGGGCTATCTCGTGATGCTGGTCGGCGGGGCTGTTCGGGTGTCGACGAGACCGACACGGCCGACGATGCGACAGTTTCGCACCCTCCTCGACTACGCGAAGTTCAACGGCATCTGGGGGCTGGGCGGGCACGTCTACAACACCATGGATATTCTCGTCATCGGCCTCTTTCTGTCGAGCGCCCACGTCGCGGCCTACGAGCTCGCGTGGCGGGTGACGGTGATGACCGGGGTCGTCGGCGGCGTCGTCGCCAACACCGTCTTCGCCCAGATGAGCGCGTGGGACGCGAGCGGTCAGCGGGACCGCATCGCCGCGACGGTTCGGGACGGCCTGCTCGCGTCGCTCGTCCTCGTCATTCCGTCGTTCGTCGGGGTCGCGTTGCTGTCCGACCGGATCCTCGGGCTCGTCTTCGGGCCGGAGTTCCTCCTCGCGACGGTCGCGTTCGTCGTGTTGATGGGCGAGAAGCTCGTCGCCGCGGTGAACAACGTCTTCGACGCGACGGTGCGGGCGGTCGACCGGCCCGACATCGGGGCCTACGCGACGGTCGCATCGCTTTCGTTGAACGTCGTCTTGAACTTCCTGTTGGTCCCCCGGTACGGCCTGCTCGGTGCCGCGGCCGCGACGGGCACGGCGATGGCGATAAACACCGCCGTCCTCGGGCTGTTTCTCCGCCGGGTCGTTCCCGTTCGGTTCCCCACCGGTCCGGTCGGGTGGTGTGTCGGCGCCGCGGCGGTGATGGGCGGCGTGGTGGTCGCCGTCGGGAGCCTGCTCCCCGAATCGCTCCCGGCGCTCGTCGGCCAGATAGCGGCCGGCGGCGTCGTCTACGGCCTCGTCGTCCTGGCCTCCCCGACGCTGCGAACGAAGCTGTTCGCGACAGTTCGGAACGCCGGCGCCTGACCCCGTGAGTGGAAATGTATATGACGGTTCCCAGCCGTTGGAAACCTATGTCCAGTTCCGTCCCGACCCGCCTCGGACGGCAGCTGCTCGGGTCCGTCCGTGGGACCCTCGTCCGCGTTCACGGTCGCACGGGCATCGGGGCGGCCGGCGGGCGCTCGCGGAACGCGATTCTGATGTACCACGCGGTCGACGAACCGGCCGACGCCGGCTACTTCGGGAACGTCACCGCCGAGCGGTTCCGGGAGACCGTGCGGTACGTGACCGAGCACGCCGAGGTCGTCCCGCTGTCCGAGATTACCACCCGGGGTGCGCGCCAGCGCGTCGCGATTACGTTCGACGACGCGCTGAAATCCGTGCCCCGAAGCGCGCTGCCGATACTGGAGGCGTTCGACGCCCCGGCGACCGTCTTCGTCAACCCCGAACTCGTCGGCGACCCGGATCCGGAGCTCGTCCGGCGCCGCCTCGACATCGGCGGCGAACCCGGACAGGTCGTCGTGACCGACTCACAGCTCCGGGAGCTCGTCGACAACCCGCTTATCACCATCGGGAACCACACTGGGAGCCACGTGGACCTCTCGACGGTCACGGACGAGGCGACGCTGCAGGCGGAGATCGTCGACGCGAAGGCGACCCTCGAATCCGAGTACGGAATCGAGGTGTCCGCGTTCAGCTATCCCTACGGCGCGTCGAACGAGCGGGCCCGCGCGGTCGTCGAGGACAGCCACGACTACTCGGTGACGACGGCGCCGTTTCTGGTCGGCCCCGGCGACGGAACCCACGGGATGGGGCGGCTGAGCGCCCACGAACCGCCCCGACGGCTCCGGTGGGAGCTGACACCGGCCAGTGACTTGCTCAACCGACTGGAGTACTGGGGTGCCGGTGTCGGATGACAGACGGGGACAGCTACACGGTCCGGGCGGCCGAGTCGACCGACGTCGACGGCTTCCTGTCGCTCCACGGGACGGTGTTCGGGACGTGGCCACGGGACGTGGCCGAAGCGGTGTTCGAGTGGAAGTACGCCGACCAGCCGGCAGTCGACCGGATGCCGGTCGTCGTGGTCGAACACGAGGGCCAAATCGTCGGTGCCCGCGGCTACTTCGCGATGCGCGTGGTCGCCGGGTCCACGCGGCTGCTGGGACTGCAGTCGACGGACCTGATGGTTCACCCCGACCACCGAGAGCGGGGGCTGTTCACCCGGATGACCGAGTTCGGCCTCGAACGGTTCGGCGGCCCGGAGACGCTCTTTTTCAGCTTCCCGGGACCGGAACCGCGACGGGGGTATCTCAAGCGAGGGTGGACGGAGGTCCCCAACCCCGAGTACGTCCAGTTCTTCGACGTCGGCCGGCAACGGGTCGGGTGGCCGCCGAACCCGCGGGCGCTCGCCAAGCGACTCTACCAACCCCTCTACGACGGCTACGTGGCGGCCCGGACGCTCGGACAGCGCCACACCCACGACGTGACGGTGGCCGACGAGCTACCGGCCGAGACCCTCGCGGAACTGGCCGACAGCCGGGAGCCGGACGGCATCCACGCCGAGCGGTCGGCCGCGTTCTACGAGTGGCGCCTCTCGCATCCGCTGTACGAGACGACGACGTATCTCGCACGGCGGGACGGGCGCGTCGAAGCGGCCGTCGTCGTCGACGAACTCGACGGGCGTGGTTTCCTGCGGGAAATCCTCCCCGCGGCCGGACGGCGGCGGGCGTTGTCGGCGCTCCTCGCCCGCCTGCGGGCCGACCGTCCCGCGGCCGAGTCGCTGACCGCATGGCCGCCCCGGGCGCATCGCTCGACGCTCCGTCGCGCCGGCTACCTGTCGAGCGACCGGACGCCGTACCGGTCTGGCGACCACGATATCGTCGTCAAAGCCCCCGCGGACGGAACAGTCGGGGGGCTGTCGGTCGCCGATCCGACGAACTGGGCGCTGCAACTCGCCGAGCGGGACTACTGAGGCGTCGTTCGGTTGTCGCCGTACATCCCGCTGTGGCCGTCAGTCCCGTAGTACACCCGAACGTCGTCGGTCGTGTACACCTTCCCCCGCGTCGCGTCGGCGGCCTCGAAGCGGGGCCGGCTGACGACGAACCGGTTCTGCTCGCTCCTCGCGAGCCCGGTCCCCAGCGCGACCACGTGGCCGGTCCAGCGTTCCCGCACGACGAGGTAGGTCGCGTCCGTATCCAGCCCCCTCGGTCCGGCCCGGAGCGGCTCGGTCGCGTTGAACCGGCTCGTCTCGAAGGCCCGATTCGTCACGCGGTCGGTGGCGGTCCGTCCCGCGCCGTAGCGGTCGAGGAACGACGCCGTCGTCCGGGTCGCCCGGAACTGGTCGTCGGTCATCGACACCTGCTCGCGGGGCTCCTCGATGTACGTCTCTGAGAGGTCGTCGGACGCGAGCACGGTAAACGCCGTGGCCCCGCCTATCGCCGCCACGAGGACGACAGCGACGGCGGCGTACTGCCGGTCGACGGCGAGCGTGCGCCGGAGGCCGACGGCGACGGGGAAGATAGCGACCAGCGACACGACGAACTTCAGGCGCTCTATCTGCGGAATCGGAATCGGGAGTGGGAGCAACAGGGCCGACAGGCCAAGTCCGGCGACCGTGAGGGTGAAGCCCCGCCGGTAGGCCCGGAGGTCGTCGAGCAGTTCGTAGCCCGCAAGCAGCAACAGCGCCCCGAGCCCGCACGCGTAGAGGCCGGTCGGCGTCAGCAGCCACGCCACGGCCCTGTCGAGGGTGTCGACGGGCAGCGCCGTCCCGTAGGTGTACAGGACGGACCCGGGCACCGTCGCCACGTCGAACAGCACGCCGGCAGTCAGTTCGACGATGCCCACGGTGATGAGACTCGGGGAGTACGACCAGTACACCAGCATAAACACCGCGCCGAGGACGCCGGGGAACAGCCAGCGGTATCGCAGCCAGCGGACGCCGTCGCCGAGCGACCCGCCGAACAGGTACGGCCGGACCAGCGCCACGGGGACGGCGACCGTCGCGACGGCGGCAAAGAGGATGTAGGTGAGGTGGTGAGTCACCACCATCGTGGTCAGGAGCGCGACGACGAACACGGAGAGGCGCCGGAAGGTCCGCTCGTCCGCGGCGTGGCGCAGCCGGCTGTTGAGATACAGCGCCCCCAGAATGAGGATGCTCGCCAGCGCCTGCGGGTAGAAGTACAGCGCGTGATACGAGAAGAACTCCAGGACGGTCACCGACAGCGCCGCGAGCAGGCCCATCCGCCGGGAGTCGAACACCGTCCAGCCGAGCAGGTACGCTATCGGGACGACGGCGGTCAGCAGCACGCAGCCGGTCAGGACGAGGGCGTCGTAAGCCGGCAGCCCGGTGGCGTATCTGACCGCGCCGACGAGGAAGTGAAACACCGGATAGAGGTCGTACCCGTGGGGAATCGCCGTCGTGTATCGGGTCCGGGCCAGCGTGTCGACGGCGGTGACGTGGGCGAAGGTGTCGGTGCCGCCGAAGTAGAAGCCGGTCGTGACGTACTTCCCGAGGCGACCGGCCAGAAACAGCGCACAGAGCTGCGTCAGAACTGCCGGGACGTAGGGCTCCCCGCGGAGCTGCAGTGCCACGGCGCCGAGCCCGAGCGGGAGGACGGCGGCGAACGCCAGGAGCCGCGACCCCGACAGCGCCGTGACGACGACCGCGCCGGCGGCGAGCGCGACGATAGCTCTCGTGGTGTGACCCGGCGGCAGCCGGCGCTCGATGTCTGGACGGTCGCCCCGCGAGGCGAAAAATACCAGGAGCGCGACGACGGCCCCGACGAACGTGAACCCGGCCCGCAGCAGCGTCGGCCGCGGCAGGAGGTCGAGGAGGTCGGCGGCCACCAGCCCGGTAGCCGCGAGCAGGCAGACGGCGACCGGGACGGCGGCGGGGCGACGAAGCCGTGCGAAGGAGACCACTGTTGTCGGTGCTTTCGCCGGTACGGTCAAAAGTGTTGCAGTCGGCGAGCAAGCGTCAGCTACCGGCCACCAGTCGGCAGGGACAGTGGGTGTGGCGCTGTCGCCTCTCGGGACGGGTGACGAGGCTGAGAGTCCGTGCGCTCACCCGACGGCTACGTTCACTCCCAGGAACGCAACCGTCGGTCAGTTAGCCCGGCGCGTCGGCCACCGCGGCGCGCGGACGAACTGGACCAGCACGACCAAGCCGACGACGCCGCAGACGGCCGCCGTCGCCAGGAGTCTCGTGGTGATGGTCAGCTCCGCGAGGAAGTTGCCGAAGCCGGTGGTGTCGTCGTAGGGGTACGGCGGGAGTATCGGCCACAGGAGGAACGTGAACTCCTCGACGCGCCAGTAGTAGAGGGCGACGTACGTGTCCCCGATGAGGTGGCTGACGTACCCGAGCCCGAACGCGAACCCCACCTCGGGGTAGCTGCGGTGCCACGCGACGGCGAGGACGACGAGCGACAGCGGGACAGCGACCAGCAGCGAGTGGGCGAGCGAGCGACCGGAGGGGACCGCCGCGAACCACCACGCCAGGGGCTTGTCGACGAAGTCGGCGAGCTGTGTCCCGATTAGAACGGCGACCAGTTCCGCCTTCGAGATGCGGCGACCGAGCAGGAAGCTGCAACAGACGAGGAGAAGATAGCCGAAGGCGAAGTGCGTCCACGGGAACATCTTGGTAGACAAACGGAACCGCGGGTCTTGAAGCCACACGGATTGCGTGGCAGCCCCCGTGACGGACCGGATACGGAGCGACGAAACCCGGCGCGGCGGTGCCGGTGCGGTTATACCGGTCGGGCGAGTAGTGGCGCCAGATGACGACGCCACGACAGCGCCGGTTCCTCTTCGCCCAGGTCGGGTGGATGCTGGCCGGTATCGCGGCGCTCGCAAGCGCCGGCGCACTGACGCTCGAATACGCGTTCGTCGTCGGGTTCGTCGGCCTCGTGGTCGTCACCGCGCTGACCACACCGGTCAACGCCACCGTGCGCTGGCGGGCGCGCCTGCGGTGGCCGCTACTGGTCGGCGGGCTCGTCTTCGCCGTGCTGGTCGGGCTCCGGTCGGTCGCGAAGTTCTTCGGCACCCTCTAGCCGGCAGGTGACGACGAGGTCGTCGCCCTCGACGGTCGCTTCGACGCTGACTGGCACGTCCAGCCGGCGGGCCAGCCCGACGCCAAGGACCGACGCCACGGGGTGGTCGAACAGTTCGCCCGTCCCAACCCGGCTATCGGTCACGGTCACCGTCGCACCGTCCTCGGCCGCCGTCGCCCGCGCCGCCCCGGCGAGTTCGAGGTCGCTGACGAGCACGTCCACCAGCACCGCGAGATGGTCGGTCAGCGACTCGCCCGGCGCGGCCTCGACCGTCGCCAGCAGCCGTCGGCCGACTGGGTCGAATTCGTCGCCGGCGACGACGAGCGTGACGCCCTCGTCAGCCGGGACGTAGCGGGACCGGCCCGCTCCGACGCGTCGGCGGACGTTGCCAGCTATCGTCTCGTACACGTCGGTCGTCACCGCCGTCGAGAGGGTCGGCTCGCCCATCACGAACCGGAGTAGCAGCGCGACGAAGACGGCGGTGCCGCCCCACGCGACCAGCAGCGTCTCGTAGGCGGGGACGGCGAACGCCGCGGCGAGGAGGCCGACACCGAGGACGGCGAATATCGGCGCGGGGTTGCGGCTTCCGACGCGGTCACGGAGCCGGCCACCGGCCGCGAGGTCCGTCTCAGCCACGCTCTCCCACCGGCCCGGCGACAGGGAACGCTGTCATACTGCTGTACAGCCGTGCCGCCCGTTTAGCTGTTGTCGTCCTCGCGCAGCTGTTTGAGCGTCGGATGGCGGTTCAGCACGTGCATCATCAGCGACATGATACACAGCAGCAGGCCGCCGAGGATGAACAGGAGCCCGGTCGCCAGCGGTGCCGCCGTCAGGGTGCCGGTCTCGGCGTACCGGACGAACAGCGACACCGAGACGACGACGCCGAGAAGCGTCATGAGGCTGCCCGGCAGACCGATTATCAACAGCGGGCGGCCGTACTCGACGGTCCAGAAGATGTTCCGAAGCAGGTCCATGCCGTGGGAGAGCGACCCCTGCGAGCTGGCGTTTTCCACGTCGTAGGAGATGGTGGTCGCCACCTCCGCGACGCTGAGCCGGTTTCGGTGGGCGTGATAGAGGATGTCCGTACTCGCGCCCATGTTGTTCCCGATGGCGGGGTCGGCGGCGAGCGAGCGGATGGCCGTCCGGCTGTAAGAGCGGTAGCCGCTCTGCGTGTCGCGGATGAACCCGCTCGGCCGGAGGGTGCCCATGCTGGCGTTGGTGAGGTTGTTGATGAGCGCCAGCCCGACCGAGCGGACGAACGGTATCCTGGTCGTTCGGTCACCGACGTAGCGGCTCCCGATGACGATGTCGGCGT encodes the following:
- a CDS encoding oligosaccharide flippase family protein translates to MTASEDDIGGPVGRPTMPRQLNFARAGSLLLGLELVGVVVGFGSTVYFASALGATALGVFFLFEATLSTLGTFADFGLNGAIEKRISEGADPGAVLSAGLVLKGVLLVALAAVVVPLRGPIDAYVGTAVVVPLLVAMALSQLALLSMHVLRAELRADETAVIQFLRLATYVVVAVALVLFGAGPRALIYGLVAGYLVMLVGGAVRVSTRPTRPTMRQFRTLLDYAKFNGIWGLGGHVYNTMDILVIGLFLSSAHVAAYELAWRVTVMTGVVGGVVANTVFAQMSAWDASGQRDRIAATVRDGLLASLVLVIPSFVGVALLSDRILGLVFGPEFLLATVAFVVLMGEKLVAAVNNVFDATVRAVDRPDIGAYATVASLSLNVVLNFLLVPRYGLLGAAAATGTAMAINTAVLGLFLRRVVPVRFPTGPVGWCVGAAAVMGGVVVAVGSLLPESLPALVGQIAAGGVVYGLVVLASPTLRTKLFATVRNAGA
- a CDS encoding metal-dependent hydrolase, translated to MFPWTHFAFGYLLLVCCSFLLGRRISKAELVAVLIGTQLADFVDKPLAWWFAAVPSGRSLAHSLLVAVPLSLVVLAVAWHRSYPEVGFAFGLGYVSHLIGDTYVALYYWRVEEFTFLLWPILPPYPYDDTTGFGNFLAELTITTRLLATAAVCGVVGLVVLVQFVRAPRWPTRRAN
- a CDS encoding GNAT family N-acetyltransferase; translated protein: MTDGDSYTVRAAESTDVDGFLSLHGTVFGTWPRDVAEAVFEWKYADQPAVDRMPVVVVEHEGQIVGARGYFAMRVVAGSTRLLGLQSTDLMVHPDHRERGLFTRMTEFGLERFGGPETLFFSFPGPEPRRGYLKRGWTEVPNPEYVQFFDVGRQRVGWPPNPRALAKRLYQPLYDGYVAARTLGQRHTHDVTVADELPAETLAELADSREPDGIHAERSAAFYEWRLSHPLYETTTYLARRDGRVEAAVVVDELDGRGFLREILPAAGRRRALSALLARLRADRPAAESLTAWPPRAHRSTLRRAGYLSSDRTPYRSGDHDIVVKAPADGTVGGLSVADPTNWALQLAERDY
- a CDS encoding polysaccharide deacetylase family protein — encoded protein: MSSSVPTRLGRQLLGSVRGTLVRVHGRTGIGAAGGRSRNAILMYHAVDEPADAGYFGNVTAERFRETVRYVTEHAEVVPLSEITTRGARQRVAITFDDALKSVPRSALPILEAFDAPATVFVNPELVGDPDPELVRRRLDIGGEPGQVVVTDSQLRELVDNPLITIGNHTGSHVDLSTVTDEATLQAEIVDAKATLESEYGIEVSAFSYPYGASNERARAVVEDSHDYSVTTAPFLVGPGDGTHGMGRLSAHEPPRRLRWELTPASDLLNRLEYWGAGVG